From a region of the Nitrospira sp. genome:
- the hemE gene encoding uroporphyrinogen decarboxylase: MNDRFLKACRREPVDCTPVWFMRQAGRYMIEYRRLREKHSILELCKTPELAAQVTLQPIDRFALDAAIIFADILLPLEPMGLSLEFAEGEGPIIHNPVRDRAAVDRLKVMDDDGLQYVMDAISLTRTMLAGRVPLIGFAGAPFTLASYAIEGGSSRNYIHTKQMMYGEPEVWHRLMDKFARVITGYLRRQVKAGAQAVQLFDSWVGCLSAGDYAEYVMPHVQLIFDGLKHEGVPLIHFGTGTTAILKSMRQAGGDVIGIDWRIPLDEAWAMVGHDRAVQGNLDPVALFAPIHEIERRVTDILRRAGGRPGHIFNLGHGILPNTPVEHVAATIDLVHRLSKT; the protein is encoded by the coding sequence ATGAATGATCGATTTTTGAAAGCGTGCCGGCGCGAACCGGTTGATTGTACGCCGGTCTGGTTCATGCGCCAGGCAGGCCGGTACATGATCGAATATCGACGATTGCGGGAAAAGCACTCGATCCTCGAACTCTGTAAAACGCCGGAATTGGCGGCGCAAGTCACCTTGCAGCCCATTGACCGGTTTGCCCTCGACGCCGCCATCATCTTCGCCGACATTTTGCTGCCCCTTGAACCGATGGGCCTCTCCCTGGAATTTGCCGAGGGCGAAGGACCGATCATTCACAATCCCGTACGGGATCGCGCGGCGGTGGATCGGCTCAAGGTCATGGACGACGACGGCCTTCAATATGTGATGGACGCCATCAGCCTCACCCGCACGATGCTGGCCGGCCGTGTCCCGCTGATCGGATTTGCCGGGGCTCCGTTTACGCTGGCGAGTTATGCCATCGAAGGGGGCAGCTCTCGCAACTACATTCATACCAAGCAGATGATGTACGGCGAGCCGGAAGTCTGGCATCGCTTGATGGATAAGTTTGCGCGGGTGATCACCGGCTACCTTCGTCGGCAAGTCAAGGCCGGGGCTCAGGCCGTGCAGCTGTTCGATAGCTGGGTGGGCTGCCTGTCGGCCGGTGACTATGCCGAATATGTCATGCCGCACGTGCAACTGATTTTTGACGGCCTCAAGCATGAGGGGGTGCCGCTCATTCATTTCGGCACCGGGACGACCGCCATCCTCAAGTCGATGCGTCAGGCAGGTGGCGATGTGATCGGCATCGATTGGCGCATTCCACTCGATGAGGCCTGGGCCATGGTGGGGCACGATCGCGCTGTGCAGGGAAACCTGGATCCGGTGGCATTGTTTGCTCCCATCCATGAGATTGAGCGGCGCGTGACGGACATTCTGCGGAGGGCCGGCGGACGTCCAGGGCATATTTTCAACCTTGGCCACGGCATTCTCCCCAATACGCCCGTGGAACATGTCGCCGCAACGATTGATCTCGTCCATCGATTAAGCAAAACATAA
- a CDS encoding acyl-CoA desaturase, whose translation MSSDLHPLTLPENGELPKTVEQPAVAQAPSHTPWLTILHWFDSWAGIENMKTDAAPATVDWLRAIPLITVHLICLGVFIVGWSWVAVGVCAAFYFIRMFAITGWYHRYFSHRTFKTSRACQFAFALLGSSCAQRGPLWWAGHHRHHHIYSDKPEDTHSVRQGGFLWAHIGWISSKKFFPPRLKSIGDFAKFPELRFLDRFDTLVPTICGFGMFGLGKLLEAYAPGLGTNGPQMLIWGFFVSTVALLHGTCTINSLSHVYGSQRYKTGDDSKNNFILAMITLGEGWHNNHHYYAASTRQGFYWWEIDITYYILRAMQAVGLVWDIREVPTHVREGKSKLA comes from the coding sequence ATGAGTAGTGACTTGCATCCACTCACCTTACCCGAGAACGGTGAGCTGCCTAAAACCGTCGAACAACCTGCGGTTGCGCAGGCCCCGAGCCACACACCCTGGCTGACGATCCTGCATTGGTTTGATTCGTGGGCCGGCATCGAAAACATGAAAACCGATGCTGCTCCCGCCACCGTGGACTGGCTGCGGGCCATTCCGCTCATCACGGTCCACTTGATCTGTCTCGGCGTGTTCATCGTCGGCTGGAGTTGGGTTGCCGTAGGCGTCTGCGCCGCCTTCTACTTCATCCGCATGTTCGCCATCACCGGATGGTATCACCGCTATTTCTCGCATCGCACATTCAAGACTTCCCGAGCCTGTCAATTTGCCTTTGCGTTGTTGGGCTCGTCGTGCGCACAACGCGGTCCCCTCTGGTGGGCCGGCCACCATCGGCACCACCACATCTATTCCGATAAGCCCGAAGACACGCATTCGGTCCGCCAGGGAGGATTCCTCTGGGCCCATATCGGCTGGATCAGCTCCAAGAAGTTTTTCCCGCCACGCCTGAAGAGCATCGGCGACTTCGCCAAGTTCCCCGAACTGCGCTTTCTGGATCGCTTCGACACGCTAGTGCCCACCATCTGCGGATTCGGCATGTTCGGACTGGGGAAGCTGCTGGAAGCCTATGCACCAGGACTCGGCACGAATGGTCCGCAAATGTTGATCTGGGGGTTCTTCGTGTCTACCGTGGCCCTGCTCCACGGCACCTGCACGATCAACTCGCTCTCGCATGTGTATGGATCGCAGCGTTACAAGACGGGGGATGACAGCAAGAACAACTTCATCCTTGCCATGATCACGCTCGGCGAGGGATGGCACAACAACCATCACTACTATGCGGCCTCGACCCGCCAGGGATTCTATTGGTGGGAAATCGACATTACCTACTACATCCTCCGTGCCATGCAAGCGGTCGGCTTAGTGTGGGATATCCGCGAAGTCCCAACGCACGTTCGGGAAGGAAAAAGCAAACTCGCCTGA
- a CDS encoding DMT family transporter: MPQLALLLTTVVWGATFPATKAALEQISPLSFLFLRFLLGTLVVCAVLVLMRRALTTNTAMLRMSVVASSWLFLGYVLQTVGLHLTTASNSAFITVLYVVFVPLYLRRLGAHTWVANGMALVGLWFLVKPAASANLGDVLTLGSAAAFAAHIVCLERYTRVTDAVSLFAWQLVLMTVAMLGAMWWEEPTATMFAPTQVLVVGLVVTGVLATGAFGVQMWAQQLLPAQQVALLFAAEPAIAAWLAWYFLGENLDAQGWFGSVMILGGVLLGSWVSGEGAATQATSVSVRPEGGERGSEVRE; encoded by the coding sequence ATGCCTCAACTTGCGCTGCTCCTCACGACCGTGGTGTGGGGGGCAACGTTTCCGGCTACGAAAGCCGCACTCGAACAAATCTCCCCGCTGTCGTTCCTGTTCCTGAGATTTCTGCTCGGCACGCTCGTGGTGTGTGCGGTGCTCGTGCTCATGCGCCGTGCGCTGACGACAAATACCGCCATGCTGCGGATGAGTGTGGTTGCGAGCAGTTGGCTGTTTCTCGGGTACGTACTGCAGACGGTGGGGCTGCATTTGACGACGGCGTCGAACTCGGCGTTTATCACGGTGCTGTATGTCGTCTTCGTTCCCCTCTACCTCCGCAGGCTCGGTGCGCACACGTGGGTGGCCAATGGGATGGCCTTAGTCGGCCTATGGTTCCTGGTCAAGCCAGCGGCATCCGCCAACCTCGGGGATGTGCTGACCTTGGGGAGCGCGGCTGCCTTTGCCGCGCATATCGTCTGTTTGGAACGGTATACGCGGGTGACTGACGCCGTCTCCTTGTTCGCCTGGCAATTGGTGCTGATGACAGTGGCCATGCTGGGGGCGATGTGGTGGGAGGAGCCGACTGCGACCATGTTCGCGCCAACGCAGGTGTTAGTGGTCGGGCTGGTGGTGACTGGGGTCTTGGCGACCGGCGCGTTTGGGGTGCAGATGTGGGCACAGCAACTCCTGCCGGCCCAGCAAGTCGCATTATTATTCGCGGCAGAGCCGGCTATCGCGGCCTGGCTGGCCTGGTATTTCCTGGGTGAGAACCTGGATGCGCAGGGATGGTTCGGCAGCGTGATGATCCTGGGCGGTGTCCTGCTTGGTTCGTGGGTGTCAGGTGAGGGGGCCGCGACACAGGCAACGTCCGTGTCTGTGCGTCCGGAGGGAGGGGAGCGTGGCTCAGAAGTTCGGGAATAG
- a CDS encoding zinc ribbon domain-containing protein, which yields MSVYEYRCEQCTHQFEATQSMHARQEDTVCPKCNKLGATRMFSSFASKVKGSHKPGFEEIKAYDMLNERMDRFSKLPPAMGKRVDVSPEMMAGAVTPTENTPP from the coding sequence ATGTCGGTCTACGAATATCGCTGCGAACAATGTACCCACCAGTTCGAAGCCACCCAGTCCATGCACGCCCGGCAGGAGGATACGGTCTGCCCGAAATGTAACAAACTTGGTGCCACCCGGATGTTCTCTTCCTTTGCCTCAAAAGTGAAGGGCAGCCATAAGCCAGGATTCGAGGAGATCAAAGCCTACGACATGCTGAATGAACGCATGGATCGATTCTCGAAACTGCCGCCTGCCATGGGCAAGCGGGTAGATGTCAGCCCGGAGATGATGGCCGGCGCAGTCACCCCGACGGAAAATACTCCCCCGTAA
- a CDS encoding substrate-binding domain-containing protein, with protein sequence MVSRISGLVSAFLLLLSALPALAEVAGSMMIAGHGPEQHVIESLAHAFEKANPRAYIDVAWDDNSKPLEMLKAKQANIAVTGNPENGFRSVQIAWDGIAIMVHRSNFTKEVTKQEVAELFSGKYKFWADLGGPDTKILLLDRPRNENNRDAFEQLLGITGKIPDATKVIAKDEKVIKTVAGTLPPHSAVTYLSLGQALEAVASGVPVRLLPIDKVEPETPTVKDGRYPLRRPVLLLSNNEPDPLIEAFEQFALSDEGQKILSESYTPLPKTSSP encoded by the coding sequence ATGGTCTCCCGTATCAGCGGATTAGTTTCTGCCTTCCTCCTGCTCCTCAGTGCGCTCCCGGCCTTGGCGGAGGTCGCCGGCTCGATGATGATTGCCGGCCATGGCCCAGAACAACACGTCATAGAATCCCTGGCCCACGCATTTGAAAAAGCCAATCCTCGCGCCTACATCGACGTCGCCTGGGACGACAATTCCAAACCGCTTGAGATGCTCAAGGCCAAGCAGGCGAACATCGCCGTGACCGGGAACCCCGAGAACGGATTCCGGTCGGTTCAGATTGCCTGGGACGGCATTGCCATCATGGTCCATCGTTCGAACTTCACGAAAGAAGTGACGAAACAGGAAGTCGCCGAACTGTTCTCGGGCAAGTACAAATTCTGGGCTGATTTGGGCGGGCCGGACACCAAGATCTTGCTGCTCGACCGGCCTCGCAACGAAAACAATCGCGACGCCTTCGAGCAGCTTCTGGGCATCACCGGCAAGATTCCCGATGCGACGAAAGTCATCGCGAAGGATGAAAAAGTGATCAAAACGGTCGCCGGCACGCTCCCGCCTCACTCGGCCGTCACCTATCTCTCACTCGGCCAGGCGTTGGAAGCCGTGGCCTCCGGCGTGCCGGTGCGCTTGCTGCCGATCGACAAGGTCGAACCGGAAACGCCCACCGTCAAAGACGGGCGTTATCCCCTGCGGCGACCGGTGTTGCTGCTCTCGAACAACGAACCTGATCCGCTCATCGAAGCGTTCGAGCAATTCGCCCTCTCAGACGAGGGGCAAAAGATACTCAGTGAATCCTATACACCGCTTCCCAAGACATCATCTCCCTAA
- a CDS encoding IPT/TIG domain-containing protein gives MRTFLPALLGITVAFGTSVAILHPGQAQEGAMVEGAGYTMFNTESIKGSDTSKLEKDPVCDRSKRPSIGKIEPDEAKPGDKVTIKGENFGSKECFHGVTFSAAPKDKIDYQFVNETTIEAVVPDAKAGMSFIIVVAGGGSAQSKPLLIQAK, from the coding sequence ATGCGCACATTTCTTCCCGCACTCCTCGGCATCACGGTGGCCTTCGGTACAAGCGTCGCCATACTCCATCCCGGGCAAGCCCAGGAAGGGGCCATGGTGGAAGGTGCCGGGTATACGATGTTCAACACCGAATCGATCAAGGGCTCCGATACGTCGAAGCTCGAAAAGGACCCCGTCTGCGATCGTTCGAAGCGCCCCTCTATCGGCAAGATCGAGCCGGATGAAGCCAAGCCCGGCGACAAGGTCACCATCAAGGGGGAAAATTTCGGCAGCAAAGAATGTTTTCATGGGGTGACGTTCAGCGCCGCACCCAAGGATAAGATCGACTATCAATTCGTCAACGAAACCACGATCGAAGCCGTCGTGCCGGACGCGAAAGCCGGCATGTCCTTCATCATCGTGGTCGCCGGTGGCGGCAGCGCGCAATCGAAGCCGCTGCTTATCCAAGCCAAGTAA